GAGAGAGAGAGAGAGTAAATTTTAAGTTTCATCTAAAGCCCTATTATAATTTTCGTTTTACGAATGACGAATTTTGAATTTAGAATATTTAAAACCAAAAACTCTGTGTTCATAATACAGAATAATTTGGGAAGTGTCAAGTATTATTTTCTAATCCGCCTTAGGCGGTATGTTTTCACTTGATACAGTATGCAGTATCGTCGGTTATTCGAGTAAAGTACAAAATTCATTCTATATATTATTTTCTACATACTCATAACTAGTTTCCCACCAATTCACCGATTCTATATATTGTCTTTTTCAAAACATCTAAGGTATAATCAACTTCCACTTCAGTTGTAAATTTTCCTAACGAAAAACGAATTGTCGCTTGCGCAGTTTCAACATCACTTCCCATTGCTAATAAAACATGTGATGGCTTTACGCTTCCAGAAGTGCACGCCGAACCACTTGTTACTGCTATTCCTTCCAAATCCATATTCAGTATTAACGCTTCGCCATCAATTTTTATTTTCTTACTATCGAAGGAAACATTTAAAATGTTTGACAAGCATTGAGTTGTATGACCGTTGAAGATAGCAAAGGAAAACTCGTTTTCAATTTTCGATTTCAAGCGTTTTTTGAGTTTTAAAATTTTATCTGATTCTGTTTGCATCAGATCGTGAGCTATTTGTGCCGCCTTTGTAAAGCCGACTACCAAAGCAGGACTTTCAGTACCTGCACGTCGCCCGCGTTCTTGTCCGCCGCCGTGCATTAGTTTTTCTATCTCGATTCCCTTGCGGCAATACAATGCACCAATCCCCTTCGGGCCATACAACTTATGTGCAGTTATCGTGAGTAAATCAACATTTAATTCATTCACATTTACCGGAATTTTCCCGAATGCTTGAACAGCATCCGTGTGAAATAAGATGCCGTTCGCTTTAGCAATTTCACCAATTAGTGCGACCGGATTGATACTACCAACTTCATTATTGGCAAACATTATTGAGATTAAACCTGTTTTCGAAGTGATCGCCTCTTTAAGTTGTTCAAGATTTACAACACCGAATTCATCCACATCTAAGTGAGTAATATCGAAACCTTGCTCGGATAAGTATTCGCAAGTCTCAAGAACGGCATGATGTTCGACTTTTGATGTTATGATGTGATTTTTTCCAAGGGCTTTTAGTTTTAGGGCTAATCCCTTGATGGCAGTGTTATTCGACTCGGTTCCACTGCTCATAAAAATTAATTCACCCGGAGCGGCACCTATGTGTCCGGCAATAATATCCCGACTTTCCTCTATTGCAGCTTTTACTTCCTGCCCATATTTGTGTATCGATGATGGATTACCCCACTTTTCGGTAAAATAAGTTTTCATTTCCTCGAATACTTGAGGATCGAGTGGTGTGGTGGCAGTGTAATCTAAATAAATTCTTCGCATCTGATTGTAGTTTTGTTAATAAATTTTTAGGAAAATATACTATTCTGCAATCAGAAATCCGAATTCTACTCCTCTCTCATTCTTCGTTTAGGCATATCTTTTCGCATTTGTTTTAATGCTTCCCGTAATTCCTGTTCAAAATTTTGTTGGAACAAGTAATACTTTGCAATCTGTTCGGGAGCAAATAACTCTCGTAGCTCTTTCGAATATCTCTGTTCCTCGATATTTATTTCGTTCCTGTTTGCCTCTATCTGATCGATAAGATTTTGCAATTCTTTAGTCTCTTTTTCAGAAAATTTGCGTTGTTTACCACGCTCCTCATATAGACGAAGAAGATCAGCTAATTTTCCTTGTATAGTCTCGGAAGATTCACGAATTTCCCGAACCCTGTTTTCGTGCGAGTTATACTTTGCATTAAAGCGGATTGCAGTTTCTTCGGATAAATTCAATGCTTCGATGAGACGCATTTTTTTGAATCGCTCGATACGTTCAGGTCCCATTTTACCTTGCCATTTTTCTGAACCCGGTTGTGCAAACAAGAATGTTTGAAACACAAATAAGAATACTACTAACTTTTTCATATTTAACCTCAATTATTAAATTTAGTTCGTTTCTAAAATAGCTAACAAATCATCAATTTCTTTTTCATCTAATGAATGTAACGATTGGTATAAATAACCATTACTTCCGCTCGCAGCAGTCGAATCGAGAAGGTTTTTAATCATACTCCTATCATCATTACTTCCGTAGATATTATCATTCAAACTTGGAAATTGCAATTCCAAATCAGCAATTTCGTTTTCGTTTAGCGAAGAGATGAACGATTGAATATTTCCGTTTGAAGCAACTTCCTGTTGAATGTTCGAACCATCAAATAAAAAGACTTTGCTTAAAAAGAAGACTGCAAAAAAAAGAGCGATAACAGGTATCGAAGTTCTAACAATCCATTCCGCGTATTTCGGCTTTACGGTATCTGCAATACGGCTATGGATTCGTGGTAATAAATTAAT
Above is a genomic segment from Bacteroidota bacterium containing:
- a CDS encoding cysteine desulfurase family protein, which produces MRRIYLDYTATTPLDPQVFEEMKTYFTEKWGNPSSIHKYGQEVKAAIEESRDIIAGHIGAAPGELIFMSSGTESNNTAIKGLALKLKALGKNHIITSKVEHHAVLETCEYLSEQGFDITHLDVDEFGVVNLEQLKEAITSKTGLISIMFANNEVGSINPVALIGEIAKANGILFHTDAVQAFGKIPVNVNELNVDLLTITAHKLYGPKGIGALYCRKGIEIEKLMHGGGQERGRRAGTESPALVVGFTKAAQIAHDLMQTESDKILKLKKRLKSKIENEFSFAIFNGHTTQCLSNILNVSFDSKKIKIDGEALILNMDLEGIAVTSGSACTSGSVKPSHVLLAMGSDVETAQATIRFSLGKFTTEVEVDYTLDVLKKTIYRIGELVGN